GAAGAAAAACGAGTGCGAAGCAGGTTACTCAAGTGGCTCTTGGGCGGTGAAAGGAAATTGCTTTTGATCACGCCTGGAGACAGTGTATCGACGGTGGAAATCACAGAGTTGACCAAAGGAGGAAAGCCGAATGAGTAGAGTGGATTTATTGCAAGACGTCGCAAGAAAAAGCCGGGACTTGGCATCGACTTTGGAAGAACTGGCTGCGGTGTTCGAAGCGACAGGTAAAGAATCAGCCCCAAAAGCGGCCCCGAAGCCAGCGCCCGCGATCACGTTGGAAGAGGTGCGAGCGGTTCTCGCGAAGAAAAGCCATGCCGGTTTAACGGCTGAAGTACGAGGGCTTTTAGAAGCTTACGGTGCTTCGAAACTCAGTGAGGTAGATCCTGAACATTACGCGGATCTTTTACAAGAAGCGGAGGCGCTCTGATGGGGACGCATGCGGTCGTTTCGGCTTCTTCGTCCCACCGGTGGCTATACTGCACGCCATCTGCCCGACTTGAACAGGCATTTGAAGACACAAGTGGGGAGGCCGCGAAAGAAGGGACAGCTGCTCATGAACTGGCGGAGCACAAGATCCGATCAGCCTTAAAGATCCCTTCGGAGCGCCCCACTTCCGTCTACGATTCGGAAGAGTTGGAACAGTTCACTGATGGTTATGTTCAATATGTGTTGGACGTGATCGCCGAAGTACAAGAGGCGTGCCGGGATCCGATGATTTTAATCGAGCAGCGGTTGAACTTCTCTCATTATGTGCCTGAAGGATTCGGCACAGGTGACTGCGTCATCATCGCTGACGGCACGCTTCATGTGATCGATTTTAAATATGGTCAAAACGTGATCGTTGAAGCGGAAGAGAATCCGCAAATGAAATTATACGCCTTGGGCGCACTGGCAATCGCTGATCACCTTTATGATGTAGCGAATGTGATGATGACCATCTATCAACCGAGGCGTCACCATATCAGTACCTTTCACTGCAGCACCGAAGCTTTATATCAGTGGGCAGATGAAGAATTAAAACCGAAAGCAGCGCTTGCCTTTCAAGGCAAAGGCCCGTTCTGCTCTGGTGAGTGGTGCCAGTTCTGCCGGGCGCAAGTCCGATGCCGAGCTAAAGCTGAAGAAAAATTGGCACTTGCTTCTTATGAGTTTGTGAATCCGAACCTGCTCACGGATGAAGAAATCGCAGATGTCCTAAAACGCATCGAAGACTTGGCCTCTTGGGGTCAAAAGGTGAAAACGTATGCGATCAACGCGTCAATCAATCAAGGAAAACAATGGCCTGGTTTCAAACTGGTCGCCGGCAAAAGCCAGCGGAAGTACCGCGACGAACAGGCGGTGGCGAGAGCCCTTCATGAAGCTGGCCATGAAGACGTGTATAAGCAGTCGCTACTCCCGTTGACAAAGCTCGAGAAGAAACTTGGAAGAACAGCCTTTCAAGATCTGGTCGGGCCTCATTTGACCCGGTCGACAACCAAACCAACGCTCGTCCCTGTTTCCGATGAACGACCGGAATCGCTGATCGGGACAGCGAAATCTGACTTTATGGAGGAATGAAAAGATGATGAATAACGTAACGAATACCAAGGTGATTACAGATATCGTGCGACTCTCTTATGCGAATGTGTGGGAGCCGAAATCCATTAACGGTGGCGCGGAAAAGTACAGCGTGAGCTTGATCATCCCCAAATCGGATACAAAGACTATCGAAGCCATTGAGAGAGCAGTTGATGCGGCGATCGAAGAAGGCAAGAAGAAACATGGACGGTCGTTTCCAAATAAACAGGCACTCAAGTTGCCTCTTCGAGACGGTGACATTGACCGGCCAGGCGATGACGCCTATGCGGACAGCTATTTCGTGAATGCGAACAGTGTATCACCACCACAGATTGTTGATCAAAGCGTCGCCCCGATCTTGAATCGGTCTGATGTTTACTCCGGCGTTTATGCCCGCGTGAGCGTGAATTTCTACCCGTTCGCTTCTCAGAATAAAGGTATTGCGTGCGGGCTTGGCAACATTCAAAAAATCAAAGACGGAGAACCGCTCGGTGGCAAAGCCAGCGCTGCATCGGATTTCTCCAGCGTCCCAACGGATGATTTCTTATCATGAAAACTTTGAACATTGACATCGAATCGTATAGCCGTACAGACCTCGCGAAAAGCGGGGTCTACCGCTATGCGGAAGCACCTGATTTTGATATTTTGTTATTCGCCTACAGTGTGGATGCCGGTCCCGTGCACGTCGTGGATCTTGCACAAGGTGAAACGATCCCAGACGTTGTGAGGCAGGCGCTAACGGATGACGGCGTCATCAAGTGGGCCTTTAATGCGCAGTTTGAACGAACGTGTTTATCACGCTATTTGAATACCCCGATCCACCCCACATCCTGGCGCTGTTCCATGGTCTGGTCGGCTTATCTGGGTTTACCGTTATCCCTTGAAGGGGCGGCCATTGTCACAGGCGCCGATAAGAAGAAGCTCCAAGAAGGGAAAGATCTGATCCGGTATTTCTGTAAGCCGTGTAAACCAACCCAAGTGAACGGGGGCCGGGAACGGAACTTTCCCCATCATGATCCTGAGAAATGGGTTGCCTTTAAACGCTATAACCAGCGGGACGTTGAAACGGAGCAGGCGATCCAAGACAAGATTAGCCGCTACCCTGTGCCGGAGCAAGAATGGGGACATTACGTGTTGGATCAAATCATCAATGATCGCGGGATTCTCTTAGATCCCGTGTTCGTGGAAGCTGCGATCGCTTGCGATACCGCGACCAGGGAGGCACTCATGAATCGGCTGAGGACATTAACGAAATTGGAAAACCCGAATTCCGTCATGCAGATGAAGGACTGGCTAGCAGAACAAGGGGTAGAAACCGGTGCCTTGGATAAAGCGGCAGTGCATGAACTCTTAAAATCTGCACAAGGAGACGTGGCGGAGGTCTTGACGATCCGGCAAAAACTCGCGAAGTCGAGCGTGAAGAAATATACCGCAATGAAGCAAGTCGCAGGCAAGGACGACCGAGCCAGAGGGCTGATCCAATTTTATGGCGCCAATAGGTCGGGGCGATATGCCGGGCGGCTGATTCAAGTACAGAACCTCCCTCAAAATCACGTACCCGATTTGAAAGAGGCGAGAGACCTGGTTCGTGCGAGTAACTTGGAGGCGTTAGATATGCTCTATCCATCGGTACCGGACCTTCTCTCCGAACTCATTCGGACGGCGTTCATCCCAAAAGAACACCACCAGTTCATTGTGGCCGACTTCAGTGCCATTGAAGCACGTGTCATTGCCTGGTTGGCTGGTGAAGCATGGCGCAATGAGGTCTTTGCGACGCACGGGAAGATTTACGAAGCCTCTGCGTCCCAAATGTTTAACGTACCCCTTGAAGAGATCGATAAAGGGAGTCCGCTTCGACAAAAAGGGAAGATTTCGGAATTGGCCTTAGGTTACGGCGG
This genomic window from [Bacillus] selenitireducens MLS10 contains:
- a CDS encoding DUF2800 domain-containing protein produces the protein MGTHAVVSASSSHRWLYCTPSARLEQAFEDTSGEAAKEGTAAHELAEHKIRSALKIPSERPTSVYDSEELEQFTDGYVQYVLDVIAEVQEACRDPMILIEQRLNFSHYVPEGFGTGDCVIIADGTLHVIDFKYGQNVIVEAEENPQMKLYALGALAIADHLYDVANVMMTIYQPRRHHISTFHCSTEALYQWADEELKPKAALAFQGKGPFCSGEWCQFCRAQVRCRAKAEEKLALASYEFVNPNLLTDEEIADVLKRIEDLASWGQKVKTYAINASINQGKQWPGFKLVAGKSQRKYRDEQAVARALHEAGHEDVYKQSLLPLTKLEKKLGRTAFQDLVGPHLTRSTTKPTLVPVSDERPESLIGTAKSDFMEE
- a CDS encoding DUF2815 family protein, with amino-acid sequence MMNNVTNTKVITDIVRLSYANVWEPKSINGGAEKYSVSLIIPKSDTKTIEAIERAVDAAIEEGKKKHGRSFPNKQALKLPLRDGDIDRPGDDAYADSYFVNANSVSPPQIVDQSVAPILNRSDVYSGVYARVSVNFYPFASQNKGIACGLGNIQKIKDGEPLGGKASAASDFSSVPTDDFLS
- a CDS encoding DNA polymerase → MKTLNIDIESYSRTDLAKSGVYRYAEAPDFDILLFAYSVDAGPVHVVDLAQGETIPDVVRQALTDDGVIKWAFNAQFERTCLSRYLNTPIHPTSWRCSMVWSAYLGLPLSLEGAAIVTGADKKKLQEGKDLIRYFCKPCKPTQVNGGRERNFPHHDPEKWVAFKRYNQRDVETEQAIQDKISRYPVPEQEWGHYVLDQIINDRGILLDPVFVEAAIACDTATREALMNRLRTLTKLENPNSVMQMKDWLAEQGVETGALDKAAVHELLKSAQGDVAEVLTIRQKLAKSSVKKYTAMKQVAGKDDRARGLIQFYGANRSGRYAGRLIQVQNLPQNHVPDLKEARDLVRASNLEALDMLYPSVPDLLSELIRTAFIPKEHHQFIVADFSAIEARVIAWLAGEAWRNEVFATHGKIYEASASQMFNVPLEEIDKGSPLRQKGKISELALGYGGSVGALRAMGALDMGVEEEELKPLVQAWRQANPKIVQFWWAVDQAAQKAVKQRTTTSTHGISFTYQSGLLLVGLPSGRHLSYVKPTIVLNDFGREGLCFEGIGATKKWERIDTYGPKLVENIVQAVSRDLLAHAMQRIEQEGYAIVMHVHDEVVVEAKQHVTVSDICALMTDQPDWSSGLNLKAEGYACMFYQKD